NNNNNNNNNNNNNNNNNNNNNNNNNNNNNNNNNNNNNNNNNNNNNNNNNNNNNNNNNNNNNNNNNNNNNNNNNNNNNNNNNNNNNNNNNNNNNNNNNNNNNNNNNNNNNNNNNNNNNNNNNNNNNNNNNNNNNNNNNNNNNNNNNNNNNNNNNNNNNNNNNNNNNNNNNNNNNNNNNNNNNNNNNNNNNNNNNNNNNNNNNNNNNNNNNNNNNNNNNNNNNNNNNNNNNNNNNNNNNNNNNNNNNNNNNNNNNNNNNNNNNNNNNNNNNNNNNNNNNNNNNNNNNNNNNNNNNNNNNNNNNNNNNNNNNNNNNNNNNNNNNNNNNNNNNNNNNNNNNNNNNNNNNNNNNNNNNNNNNNNNNNNNNNNNNNNNNNNNNNNNNNNNNNNNNNNNNNNNNNNNNNNNNNNNNNNNNNNNNNNNNNNNNNNNNNNNNNNNNNNNNNNNNNNNNNNNNNNNNNNNNNNNNNNNNNNNNNNNNNNNNNNNNNNNNNNNNNNNNNNNNNNNNNNNNNNNNNNNNNNNNNNNNNNNNNNNNNNNNNNNNNNNNNNNNNNNNNNNNNNNNNNNNNNNNNNNNNNNNNNNNNNNNNNNNNNNNNNNNNNNNNNNNNNNNNNNNNNNNNNNNNNNNNNNNNNNNNNNNNNNNNNNNNNNNNNNNNNNNNNNNNNNNNNNggaactacaggcctatatcgaatctacctttcatatctaaagttctggaaaaagtagtttcaactcaattatgctccttcctccaaaggaatgacatcaatgaagaattccagtctggatttagagcatgtcacagtacagagactgctttgatcagagttacaaatgatctgctattggcgtctgaccaaggttgtatctcgttattggtgctgctagaccttagtgctgcattcgacaccattgaccacagcacactcctacatagactcgaaaattacgtcggcattaaaggaatagctttgaaatggtttaaatcttatttagccgaccgttttcaatttgtagcaataaaaatgaggtgtcatgcaaatcacaagtccagtacggtgtaccacagggctcagtcttagggcctctgctcttcgcattatacatgctacctctaggagataaagcgacacggagttagctttcactgttatgctgatgatactcatctttatatttcctcaaagcctcatgaaacacagcagttccatcgaataatggaatgcatagtcgatataaaaaactggatgagtaacaactttttattactgtacttggacaaaacagaagtgttacttattggaccgaaaaccaccATACGTAACAaacaagaatactgcttaactattgacggatgttccataaaaccctcgtcagctaagaatcttggcgttctatttgatagtaatctgtcatttgagagatacgtcgccaacacctgtaaaattgcgtttttccatcttaagaatatatctaaactacgtcatatgctgtcaatgtcagatgcagagaagttaattcatgcattcatgacatcacgactagattactgtaatgcactgttaggtggttgccctgcaggcttattacaaaaactccaactggtccaaaacgtggcagctcgagttcttacacgtactaaaaagtatgaacatattagcccggttctgtcaaccttgcactggttacctataaagcatcgcgttaactttaaaatcttgcttattacctataaagccctacatggtttagctcctcaatacttgaatgaactccttttgtattatagtccttcacgtgcattacgctcgcaggcgtcctgtcagttggtaatacctagaatttcaaaatcaagtgcaggtggtagatccttttcttatctagcgcctaaactttggaatagtcttccctgcactgtctggGAGGCAGACatactctgtcagtttaaatctagactaaagacgcatctttttaatcttgcactacacttccataatataaatcctctgagggtttaggctgcattagttagatcaaccggacccaggaacacaactgatgtacttgttgcatcaaagagtgcagaacagtactctactgtcagccagtcttgtctcattgttccaaggttaccacagcgagcaggatgcagttcatgcccagacttgatggtagagcggagaatgggaagcggcgacctgacaagagctgagatgatagagctggataaagaaggacgtggtgacttgacacgtcttcacttcaaaatttaaaatgctattaggttattaatcttaaatctataatttaccttattagtaagtttatttatttttatttagccttgttgtgcaagcactgtcgaggttgtgcagaggcagcagcttttgccagaggggaactggaatcccctgtttgggcctgggttctcctgaggttttttcctcgattggagttttgggttcctcgccaccatttgcatgctgctttgcactatttgcctggccaggtgggctgctttagaattttaaagttttacttaattaatattgcatataggaatttatagtctgtttaatatttgacctgtgtttctatctcctttatcttaaatgtgtgctttcactgtgcatgtgtgtctgtctgtctgtgtacgtgcttgtctgtgtgtgtgtgtgtgtgtgtgtgtgtgtgtgtgtgtgtgtgtgtgtgtgtgtgtgtgtgtgtgtgtgtgtgtgtgtgtgtgtgtgtgtgtgtgtgtgtgtgtgtgtgtgtgtgtgtgtgtgtgtgtgtgtgtgtgtgtgtgtgtgtgtgtggtgtgtgtgtgtgtgtgcgtgtgtgtgtgtgtgtgtgtgtgtgtgtgtgtgtgtgtgcgtgtgtgtgtgtgtgtgtgtgtgtgtgtgtgtgtgtgtgtgtgtgtgtgtgtgtgtgtgtgcgtgcgtgcgtgcgtgcgtgtgtgtgtgcgtgtgtgtgtgtgtatggctgtcttctgtgttttcacctttttcttgtttttacaggtataactttaattgttttgcttatggtcaatatgtctcatgtacagctgctttgtaacaatgaaaattgtaaaaagcgctatataaataaagttgagttgagttcacTTATAGTATCtggctggcaacagtgttgccattactgtagaaatgcctggtaagggctaacagtgtaggGTATATGAATACAGttgtttttttcatgtcacaATAAACTTCTTGTACAAGATACACTTCACTATGGGCGTGtagacaaaaatgtttaattttttaaatatcagacaacaataaacaatgcaTTTTGTTCTCCTATCATACAACATCAACATCATAAATTCATAATAGGGACTAAATAAAGAACACATGACAATTTTCATATAAAGAACCTTGATGTGTCAATCGcttattaaaaggatagttcacccaaacattttaattttgtcatcatttactccgaACAaaggcagtacccattgacttctattgtatagacacaaaaccaatgcaagatAAAGCTTACCACCGTTGCTCGGTTTtcaccattcttcaaaatatcttttgtgttctacagaggattagaaagtcatacaggtttgaaacgagggtaaatgacagaattttcatttttgggtgaactgtcacttttaATATATATAGACAGATATAgtgcatgtttttcattttaatgctGTAAAATCCAATTATATTTTACACAACTGAATgcatttttgaagaaaaaaaataggcaGAAATAAAAGCTGAAATATCTAGCACCCCCTCTTCTCCCTTCAGTGCTCGCTTTCACTCTGTCTGTTATAAAAGGATGATCATGTAAGTGCGCCATAACAAaggctaaaacaaatacaaatatcaaTAAAAGCTCAAAACCAGCTGACAGAAAATGACCCGCAAGCTCTGTGTGATGCATTGACTTGTGCACGTTTTAAAGCCAATCAGCTTTAAACATAACACTCTTCAAATATACATGATCAGCGGAACGATCTTTCAGTAACTGATGATGTATTACATGAGAACTGTCATCCGGCAGGTGTTGTTATCACTGAAGCTCCTTTTAAGCCTGTTTACATGAACAGACACACTGCCCCTCTGTGGTCTGCCTGTTGTTCTCGTTAAAATGATTGTGCACCATATATAAAGTTCTTGCATTAGCAAGAGCTGCTGAGTTTGACTGCAACTTGACTACTGTTATGCATATAATAATTGTAAAACTACAATGTTTAGATGAttggtaattttttttatagttgATTGTTGAAATGACCAAGGAAAAATAATATGTTTAgtactattttaaaatatgttcttttaatttttttgtggttttagtgtgtgtaattaatacaattatataaaaactatttttataaGTTTTTTAAAAGTCATTTTCGGTTACGGTTTTCGGCCAAGTGCAtcctgaattttcatttcggtgcaccACTAAAAAAAGAGTGCTTGTGAGGGCTTTGTTGGAAAGAAATAACagaggaaaacaagacaaaatggaCACATAAGAcattaaagaaagaaaaggcAAAGCATTCTTGAAGGCATTTTGATATAATTTGGCTAATTctttagtaaatgcattaactaacatgaacgaacaatgagcaatatagtttttcagcatttattcattcttGTTTATGTTGGTTTATCTCAAttcaattgttcatgttagttcatagTGCATTAACTAAATtgtcatattttaattttttttataaatgtattagttAACATTGAAATGAACAAACACTAACATAAATAAAAGCTGAGAAATCTACATGGTTAGTTCATGTTACTCGATGCATTAATTagttgttaacaaatacaaccattagagctgcacgattctggATAAATTAAAAATCACAATTCTTTTGTCTCAAATAGACATCACGATTCTCCTACTAttctgacagctaaaaataatgtaatatactAGAGGTTCTGACAAAATATTAAGGTCCCTGTGAGATGAatatctttttctttctcttttttaggTCTTTGCTTGAAAATTATTTATGGTTGTACCACTATAGTTACTATAATGAGAAAATGGTACATTAGTgcttactgtaattttacaacCAATACCGTAGCTACATTAAAACCATGctaattttcataattttcataATACTTCAACTGCAAAAGTTAAACCTCCTAAACAGAATTAGTGCATTAAAGttacatgtatatttattaaattttgCTACAGAAGAACAAATTGATAAGGTGACATTTTCAATTAGAGGtctgagagaaagaaagatttATCAATTTGCTAATGTCATTATATGCAAATAACCTTGTCATTATGTTTCATATACAGATTGCTTGGAGATCTCTTTAAAGAAAGATACAATCGATAGAACATGCCTATTCTAACCtataaacagtaaaaataagatgaaaacatgacattttgttatgctgtttCCTCAAAACTTGCTGGTCAACTTGATGAAAGCACTCTGATAGTGCAGCTTCTCTATTATAGTAAATAACAGTAATAAGTGCAGCACACTCTTTCATTGACCTGATATTGCCGTAATGATAGCTATAAGCGCGCACTCTGATTTGTCTGCGTTCAAAACTGCTTTCTCTGCTATAACGGCAGCACGCGGATCGTGTGGGTGTTTGACGATTAATTGTGCAGCTCTAACAATCGTACTGTAATTTGCCTATAATTTGTAATTACCCTAATTTGCAATTCAAATCAATtctacattcaacacaaaaaaacttttttaaacccACAACAACAGCTGGCCTGCAGCTAATCATCAGGGAATCTTTGATACCCAAGTTGTTTCATCAGGAACCCACATGTGTCCTCAATGAGTCTAATATCTCTCCTTGGCAAATTTTTACTCCATATGTTAATTTTGTCTGGTGATATTTCGCCCTCATACATTAAGTTATACAAGTTTGTGGATGTGGTGAACTCAAGCTGGTTTAAAGCTGAGGGTGACACAGGGATCCCTAAGAAGGAGTGTATTTTCTGAGCTGTGTCTTGCGGATAATTTACAACATCCTCAAACCTGACTTGGAGATAGGAATCCTCAGGTAAGGTCGCTGTAACTCTTAGAACAGCAGTGGTGTGAGCAAGCCACAGATGGGCCAGCAACAATACAGGATTGGTCTCTGAACGCGATGTGAGGCGCCACAGCATCCTAAATTCAGCCGCAAACTTTGTACATTTGTCTCCAAGCATGTCTTGTTGAAACATAAGAGCTAGGTGCTGTTGGATGTTTTTAAGGGCATAGAGGCTAGGTTTGCTGTTATATAGCATCATGTAGATCCATGCTCGAGGGTCCCTGATGATATGGATGGCCCTAAGAGAAGTGCCAACAACTTCTTGGACAAAGGGCAGTTTAAGAGCCCAACTGCCACTGCACAGATTCAGAACAACACAGGCATTTGGGTGTTCTGCCGTGTGTTTCCTCAGCTCTCTCACATACTCAATGTCTCTGTCCAAAGCAGCTCGCGCACGTCCTTTTATTTCAGCCACTGACTCTCTTCTTCTCAGCCTTTTCCTCTTGTGAGGGAGATTAACTCTCGGGGTCTGTTTGATATGGCTGCTTTCATAGAGTGGAATATTTTGCAAGAATACGTGGGTGTTGTGGACCAGTGAATGTAGCCAGGCCTGAATCATTTTAAAACGCCCATGCTCGGCTTCTGACCGAGTCCATTCACAAGCATCTACTAAAGAGTCAAATTCAAACTCTGTTTCTGGTATATCCAAGTGTTCTGTAGGAATGCTTAAGTAGACAAAGTCTGTATTGTTGTAAAAAAGCTGCTTCAGTATGTCTGATCCAGAGCCAGGTAGGGTTGTTATCACTACGGTGGGTAGAAGGAGGTTCATTTGCTTGCCGAGTTTAGGGTCAGTGGTGGATCCTCGCCACTTCACCCGACACAGGAGCTGGTCACAGCTGTTTGACACAAACAGCAGCTCGCTGGTCCACAGCAGCAACACAGAGAGCAGAGCGTAGCGCAACAGTCTACTAAAGCAAACATACATTTTGCGCTGCAGGGTCAGAATTACAATGGCCACAAACAGTATTACCCCGGCTAAAACATTTACCATAAATCCTTAGTCAAACAGATGATTGTGTAGCGTTGTCTGTTTTTTGACAAGATGCGCCCCCAAGCCAAAACGGATAGTGTGATGTTGGTCTTCGATCTTAGCATAGCCCCCAAATCCCAGATAGCCTGAACGGGCCCCAATGTCTTTGTGATTGGTTACTATAGAGACTATTTTCTCAGTATTGTTTATGATGATGGAAAGTTTGATTCCATTCTTACTGTTTTCAATGACCCTGCAGTTGGAAACCTTAATGTAAGGCCCATGCATTACATAAGCCATTCTAACAACTGAACCTGTGAAAGGAAAGGTGACGTTGATAAACTGTGTCCATCTCTTTTTGAACTCCGCCGCCTGCTCTACCTCCTGTATCTGTGTATTGGGGCTGTAGCCCTGATCATCGAACCAAAACATTTTGTAGTGAGCATCCCAGACATCCATCAATGCCCCATTATATATGTCTTTAAACCTATGGGGGACATATTTAAAGTCAATGTCCAGGTTGTGAAAAAATGCACTGACATTGTTCACTGGTGAGTCCTCCCTTTTCTCAACATGGTCGACTACCAGAAGAGTCTGTGAGTTCAGAAGAACCAGTGCTCGGTACACACTCCTTAATTTCATAGCTGTGGAATATGCCGCTACCGCCTCCCCACTCACAAACATAGTGTCTCTGTGTGCGGAGGCAGTGATTACCTCTCCTGCACAGTCTCCGACACCTTTGTCAGTCCATCGCAGCCACTTAGCACACTCCCCAAGCTGCCCTTCCCAAGGAGCATTACATTGGCTTGTTGGAGAGGGGCTGAACACCAACACGTTGTTTAAGTAGCTGTATTTGGGGCCATATAAAGCCTCAGAAACAAATACTTGTCCATTAGGAGCAAAAGTAAATGAGTTTTGGTCCGGATGCTCATGACCAGGGTTAAAGCTATTCCAGCCATCCACCCACGAGTAAGCTTTGGTATGGACGATGTCAAATACTGCCCGACCACCCAGCTTTCCAGATTTAAACGAGACAAAGGTATTCCCTTGAACCATAGGTAAACCGGCCCCGTAAGTCACCACACCCCAGTCTGAGAATATGTGCATCTTAGCCTGACTGTTCCCAACAGGGGGCTGTGGTATAAGTCCGGCATTATACCAGATAAACTCTGTATGAAGGGTTGCCCAGCGCTGGGCAAAGGACTGACCTAAAGGACCATCTTTGGGTCTATGCTTCCTTATCTGCTGTGCTAGCCAGTTTCCTGACCCATTCTTAATCACAAAAGAATCTAAAAAAACTAATTGGCTCTCTGGTCCATAGAACCAGTTGTAGTTTGAGTCCCCTATGCCAACCGTTCTCTGAAAGCCTGGCAGCAAAGTGGCATAATAAAACCAGAAATGATTTCGAAGCCAGTTGTTCTTTGTGTTGTCTATGTTGAAGTGGCGCTGGGCTAGAAAAACATACTGTGTGATAGATTTTGCTGTGTAACTACCAAATGCCACTCCCTCGTCCAAAGAGCCATCAACAACAtggttcaacaaaaacattgtctTTTCCATGTAATTTACAGACACCTGTTTCCAAGTCATCGACTTTGTGTCATGTGCACCCAGAACTATTGCACCCGTCAAAATAGCTACAATATTGGTGGTTTGATGATTTTGTAAAAAGTGTTTCCCCCATCCCCTGTACTCTGACATCGTGTAGAGTTCTTCGGTTTCAGAACGTATTCTCTTCAAATAGAGCTCCCGGCGTTGTTCATCCAGAAACGAGTAGATGAAGTCAAAAGCAGTAGCAAATCCGCTGAGTGAATGAGCTGTCGGCACTTCTTCATTAGGTGCACTGGTTACTTTCCAGTCTGGATATTCTGACATTCTGTCCATAAACTTAAACAGAAATTGTAAGGTAGCAGTGTCTTCAGGATACAGCAAACAGTAGAGAGCCAGAGGTGGGAGGTTGTTGCCATAAATCTCATTCCAATTGTTTGTGAACTCGCTGTGCTTTGCTGGAGGCATGTAAAGCGGCCTTGAGGAGAGCATAGTCAACACTGCTGCCCGGATGACTTTAAAAACGTGGTTATGACTTGTGGTTGACCTTTGTCTCAACAGCGGTACATCATCTTGGCTAAAGTACAAGTTAGGGTGAAGAGTGGCTTTTCCTAGCTCTGGTGCATGGCTCCGGGTGAACTGGAACTGCTCAAAGTCACTAAAAGCATTAAATATTCCAGAGAAAGCAGCTCCCGCTGCTAAAAAAGATGCAAAAAAAATTGGGCACCATACGAACCTCCAAGCCACTATACACaacattttttctcttttccttaTTGTATTTTTGGTGGCTATTAACATTCCACTGGCTAATCTCCTCATTCAAAGGAAAACATACAAATGGTGcctattttatataaaatatatctataaactacgtatatatatatatatatatatatatatatatacgtagtttatagatatattttatataaaataggCACCATTTGTATGTTTTCCTTTGAATGAGGAGATCAGCCAGTGGAATGTTAATAGCCACCAAAAATACAAtaaggaaaagagaaaaaatgttGTGTATANAAACGCCCATGCTCGGCTTCTGACCGAGTCCATTCACAAGCATCTACTAAAGAGTCAAATTCAAACTCTGTTTCTGGTATATCCAAGTGTTCTGTAGGAATGCTTAAGTAGACAAAGTCTGTATTGTTGTAAAAAAGCTGCTTCAGTATGTCTGATCCAGAGCCAGGTAGGGTTGTTATCACTACGGTGGGTAGAAGGAGGTTCATTTGCTTGCCGAGTTTAGGGTCAGTGGTGGATCCTCGCCACTTCACCCGACACAGGAGCTGGTCACAGCTGTTTGACACAAACAGCAGCTCGCTGGTCCACAGCAGCAACACAGAGAGCAGAGCGTAGCGCAACAGTCTACTAAAGCAAACATACATTTTGCGCTGCAGGGTCAGAATTACAATGGCCACAAACAGTATTACCCCGGCTAAAACATTTACCATAAATCCTTAGTCAAACAGATGATTGTGTAGCGTTGTCTGTTTTTTGACAAGATGCGCCCCCAAGCCAAAACGGATAGTGTGATGTTGGTCTTCGATCTTAGCATAGCCCCCAAATCCCAGATAGCCTGAACGGGCCCCAATGTCTTTGTGATTGGTTACTATAGAGACTATTTTCTCAGTATTGTTTATGATGATGGAAAGTTTGATTCCATTCTTACTGTTTTCAATGACCCTGCAGTTGGAAACCTTAATGTAAGGCCCATGCATTACATAAGCCATTCTAACAACTGAACCTGTGAAAGGAAAGGTGACGTTGATAAACTGTGTCCATCTCTTTTTGAACTCCGCCGCCTGCTCTACCTCCTGTATCTGTGTATTGGGGCTGTAGCCCTGATCATCGAACCAAAACATTTTGTAGTGAGCATCCCAGACATCCATCAATGCCCCATTATATATGTCTTTAAACCTATGGGGGACATATTTAAAGTCAATGTCCAGGTTGTGAAAAAATGCACTGACAATGTTCACTGGTGAGTCCTCCCTTTTCTCAACATGGTCGACTACCAGAAGAGTCTGTGAGTTCAGAAGAACCAGTGCTCGGTACACACTCCTTAATTTCATAGCTGTGGAATATGCCGCTACCGCCTCCCCACTCACAAACATAGTGTCTCTGTGTGCGGAGGCAGTGATTACCTCTCCTGCACAGTCTCCGACACCTTTGTCAGTCCATCGCAGCCACTTAGCACACTCCCCAAGCTGCCCTTCCCAAGGAGCATTACATTGGCTTGTTGGAGAGGGGCTGAACACCAACACGTTGTTTAAGTAGCTTTATTTGGGGCCATATAAAGCCTCAGAAACAAATACTTGTCCATTAGGAGCAAAAGTAAATGAGTTTTGGTCCGGATGCTCATGACCAGGGTTAAAGCTATTCCAGCCATCCACCCACGAGTAAGCTTTGGTATGGACGATGTCAAATACTGCCCGACCACCCAGCTTTCCAGATTTAAACGAGACAAAGGTATTCCCTTGAACCATAGGTAAACCGGCCCCGTAAGTCACCACACCCCAGTCTGAGAATATGTGCATCTTAGCCTGACTGTTCCCAACAGGGGGCTGTGGTATAAGTCCGGCATTATACCAGATAAACTCTGTATGAAGGGTTGCCCAGCGCTGGGCAAAGGACTGACCTAAAGGACCATCTTTGGGTCTATGCTTCCTTATCTGCTGTGCTAGCCAGTTTCCTGACCCATTCTTAATCACAAAAGAATCTAAAAAAACTAATTGGCTCTCTGGTCCATAGAACCAGTTGTAGTTTGAGTCCCCTATGCCAACCGTTCTCTGAAAGCCTGGCAGCAAAGTGGCATAATAAAACCAGAAATGATTTCGAAGCCAGTTGTTCTTTGTGTTGTCTATGTTGAAGTGGCGCTGGGCTAGAAAAACATACTGTGTGATAGATTTTGCTGTGTAACTACCAAATGCCACTCCCTCGTCCAAAGAGCCATCAACAACAtggttcaacaaaaacattgtctTTTCCATGTAATTTACAGACACCTGTTTCCAAGTCATCGACTTTGTGTCATGTGCACCCAGAACTATTGCACCCGTCAAAATAGCTACAATATTGGTGGTTTGATGATTTTGTAAAAAGTGTTTCCCCCATCCCCTGTACTCTGACATCGTGTAGAGTTCTTCGGTTTCAGAACGTATTCTCTTCAAATAGAGCTCCCGGCGTTGTTCATCCAGAAACGAGTAGATGAAGTCAAAAGCAGTAGCAAATCCGCTGAGTGAATGAGCTGTCGGCACTTCTTCATTAGGTTCACTGGTTACTTTCCAGTCTGGATATTCTGACATTCTGTCCATAAACTTAAACAGAAATTGTAAGGTAGCAGTGTCTTCAGGATACAGCAAACAGTAGAGAGCCAGAGGTGGGAGGTTGTTGCCATAAATCTCATTCCAATTGTTTGTGAACTCGCTGTGCTTTGCTGGAGGCATGTAAAGCGGCCTTGAGGAGAGCATAGTCAACACTGCTGCCCGGATGACTTTAAAAACGTGGTTATGACTTGTGGTTGACCTTTGTCTCAACAGCGGTACATCATCTTGGCTAAAGTACAAGTTAGGGTGAAGAGTGGCTTTTCCTAGCTCTGGTGCATGGCTCCGGGTGAACTGGAACTGCTCAAAGTCACTAAAAGCATTAAATATTCCAGAGAAAGCAGCTCCCGCTGCTAAAAAAGATGCAAAAAAAATTGGGCACCATACGAACCTCCAAGCCACTATACACaacattttttctcttttccttaTTGTATTTTTGGTGGCTATTAACATTCCACTGGCTGATCTCCTCATTCAAAGGAAAACATACAAATGGTGcctattttatataaaatatatctataaactacgtatatatatatatatatatatatatatactataatatacagtatatatatatatatatatatatatactgtatatatatatatatatatatactttgcTTCTTTGGTTTCCAAAATTTTATATTAATGTGATATTAACAAATTGTCAGgatgttttcaataaaaataaactctgTAAATGCTTGCATGTCCTTTAATCAAACGAAACGTTTACAATCCTGTTACTCCACAAAAAAATTGTCATATAAGGTTTGGATCAGTAATCCGttcaagagaaaaaaagaaaattcagcATCAAATCATTTGTAATCCTTAAATTGGCGTTTCGGGCGATGTGGTTTCTATTTGAAGTGTATCTTATGTGATGCCCATCAAAAAAACGCATGCTCACTGTCTCCTCTGATCATGACAAACATCAACATCGAAATCATTATGCATCAGCATATCCAACATTACACCGACAAAATCGCATTTCACATCAATAATGTCCATCTCCGGGTGCGTCTTTAACAATTATTTGGATTGCAGACATATGTAGAGAACATAAAGAATATCCTTAAAAGCGGAGATTTCAGCGTTCGTGTAATAATCCTCAAATATGACACTCATGGTAAGCGAGTGTTCGCGGCATCCGATGTTCGTCGCACTTAGCTGTCCTGTCGCTTGTCTGCGGCTCCGTCAATGACACTGACGTTACCATAGCGACCACTGGCTGTAGAGGGCGCGTGCTGTCTCTCTGGCCCTGTCCCAATTGACACaatccggtcttgtggacctcc
The sequence above is drawn from the Triplophysa rosa unplaced genomic scaffold, Trosa_1v2 scaffold34_ERROPOS112264, whole genome shotgun sequence genome and encodes:
- the LOC130550501 gene encoding LOW QUALITY PROTEIN: dermatan-sulfate epimerase-like protein (The sequence of the model RefSeq protein was modified relative to this genomic sequence to represent the inferred CDS: substituted 1 base at 1 genomic stop codon), with the translated sequence MRRLASGMLIATKNTIRKREKMLCIVAWRFVWCPIFFASFLAAGAAFSGIFNAFSDFEQFQFTRSHAPELGKATLHPNLYFSQDDVPLLRQRSTTSHNHVFKVIRAAVLTMLSSRPLYMPPAKHSEFTNNWNEIYGNNLPPLALYCLLYPEDTATLQFLFKFMDRMSEYPDWKVTSAPNEEVPTAHSLSGFATAFDFIYSFLDEQRRELYLKRIRSETEELYTMSEYRGWGKHFLQNHQTTNIVAILTGAIVLGAHDTKSMTWKQVSVNYMEKTMFLLNHVVDGSLDEGVAFGSYTAKSITQYVFLAQRHFNIDNTKNNWLRNHFWFYYATLLPGFQRTVGIGDSNYNWFYGPESQLVFLDSFVIKNGSGNWLAQQIRKHRPKDGPLGQSFAQRWATLHTEFIWYNAGLIPQPPVGNSQAKMHIFSDWGVVTYGAGLPMVQGNTFVSFKSGKLGGRAVFDIVHTKAYSWVDGWNSFNPGHEHPDQNSFTFAPNGQVFVSEALYGPKYSYLNNVLVFSPSPTSQCNAPWEGQLGECAKWLRWTDKGVGDCAGEVITASAHRDTMFVSGEAVAAYSTAMKLRSVYRALVLLNSQTLLVVDHVEKREDSPVNNVSAFFHNLDIDFKYVPHRFKDIYNGALMDVWDAHYKMFWFDDQGYSPNTQIQEVEQAAEFKKRWTQFINVTFPFTGSVVRMAYVMHGPYIKVSNCRVIENSKNGIKLSIIINNTEKIVSIVTNHKDIGARSGYLGFGGYAKIEDQHHTIRFGLGAHLVKKQTTLHNHLFDXGFMVNVLAGVILFVAIVILTLQRKMYVCFSRLLRYALLSVLLLWTSELLFVSNSCDQLLCRVKWRGSTTDPKLGKQMNLLLPTVVITTLPGSGSDILKQLFYNNTDFVYLSIPTEHLDIPETEFEFDSLVDACEWTRSEAEHGRFKMIQAWLHSLVHNTHVFLQNIPLYESSHIKQTPRVNLPHKRKRLRRRESVAEIKGRARAALDRDIEYVRELRKHTAEHPNACVVLNLCSGSWALKLPFVQEVVGTSLRAIHIIRDPRAWIYMMLYNSKPSLYALKNIQQHLALMFQQDMLGDKCTKFAAEFRMLWRLTSRSETNPVLLLAHLWLAHTTAVLRVTATLPEDSYLQVRFEDVVNYPQDTAQKIHSFLGIPVSPSALNQLEFTTSTNLYNLMYEGEISPDKINIWSKNLPRRDIRLIEDTCGFLMKQLGYQRFPDD
- the LOC130550500 gene encoding LOW QUALITY PROTEIN: dermatan-sulfate epimerase-like protein (The sequence of the model RefSeq protein was modified relative to this genomic sequence to represent the inferred CDS: substituted 1 base at 1 genomic stop codon) — encoded protein: MPRPKKRSAIAKRVNAERKAKKEAALLPLKTSQAEVRSPPLEEKGTGDIASPLAKNIAPSNPGNVQKLLLKGSFHQADARFGNSRNRQCGAISLTAVLMSKIKNVLTWMTQDLEDVLVEATHLYEALTHYEYAESLTRIVNVSQYDNALNDVAMPLNFALQQAQLSADGCLLTICANTCAIIKEAAGAAFSGIFNAFSDFEQFQFTRSHAPELGKATLHPNLYFSQDDVPLLRQRSTTSHNHVFKVIRAAVLTMLSSRPLYMPPAKHSEFTNNWNEIYGNNLPPLALYCLLYPEDTATLQFLFKFMDRMSEYPDWKVTSEPNEEVPTAHSLSGFATAFDFIYSFLDEQRRELYLKRIRSETEELYTMSEYRGWGKHFLQNHQTTNIVAILTGAIVLGAHDTKSMTWKQVSVNYMEKTMFLLNHVVDGSLDEGVAFGSYTAKSITQYVFLAQRHFNIDNTKNNWLRNHFWFYYATLLPGFQRTVGIGDSNYNWFYGPESQLVFLDSFVIKNGSGNWLAQQIRKHRPKDGPLGQSFAQRWATLHTEFIWYNAGLIPQPPVGNSQAKMHIFSDWGVVTYGAGLPMVQGNTFVSFKSGKLGGRAVFDIVHTKAYSWVDGWNSFNPGHEHPDQNSFTFAPNGQVFVSEALYGPKXSYLNNVLVFSPSPTSQCNAPWEGQLGECAKWLRWTDKGVGDCAGEVITASAHRDTMFVSGEAVAAYSTAMKLRSVYRALVLLNSQTLLVVDHVEKREDSPVNIVSAFFHNLDIDFKYVPHRFKDIYNGALMDVWDAHYKMFWFDDQGYSPNTQIQEVEQAAEFKKRWTQFINVTFPFTGSVVRMAYVMHGPYIKVSNCRVIENSKNGIKLSIIINNTEKIVSIVTNHKDIGARSGYLGFGGYAKIEDQHHTIRFGLGAHLVKKQTTLHNHLFD